Proteins co-encoded in one Pseudorhizobium banfieldiae genomic window:
- the ccmI gene encoding c-type cytochrome biogenesis protein CcmI has translation MFLWIILAVLTAAVAAVLLVTLARGAKSEIPDRAGEIAVYRDQMAELERDREQGLISAEEAEYAKAEIGRRLLSAAGEAESQSEAPAGRTGLTATGAAVTLLVPAVGLSLYLLLGNPQLPDQPLAARLENPGQNMALLVAKAERHLAENPKDGAGWDLLAPIYFKARRLGDAELAFRNAMRLLGTSPERLDGLGETLVAANDGIVTEDARLAFEESLRLQPDNPRARFYVGLGLEQAGRRDEARAAFEAIAKASPPDAPWMDLIRQHIAATGGTPPQAAEATNGPSADDMAAAGQMSEGDRQNMIRGMVESLAARLQDDPNNLEGWLRLVRSYSVLGDKEKAEEALKSGLKTFPAEGSEGQQLIALAREVGLAVEGATQ, from the coding sequence ATGTTCTTGTGGATCATCCTCGCTGTCCTGACCGCCGCCGTCGCGGCCGTCCTGCTCGTCACGCTGGCGCGCGGCGCCAAATCCGAAATTCCCGATCGCGCCGGAGAGATCGCCGTCTATAGAGATCAGATGGCCGAACTCGAGCGCGATCGCGAGCAGGGCCTGATCTCCGCGGAAGAGGCCGAGTATGCGAAGGCCGAGATCGGCCGCCGGCTGTTGTCGGCTGCCGGAGAGGCGGAGAGCCAGAGCGAAGCTCCCGCCGGCCGTACCGGCCTGACCGCAACAGGCGCAGCGGTGACCCTTCTCGTCCCCGCCGTGGGACTGTCCCTCTATCTGTTGCTCGGCAATCCGCAGCTCCCGGACCAGCCGCTTGCCGCCCGACTTGAGAATCCCGGCCAGAACATGGCCTTGCTGGTCGCCAAGGCCGAACGGCACCTGGCCGAGAACCCGAAGGACGGTGCGGGCTGGGACCTGCTGGCGCCGATCTACTTCAAGGCCAGGCGGCTGGGCGATGCGGAACTCGCATTCCGCAATGCCATGCGGCTGCTTGGGACCAGCCCGGAGCGGCTTGACGGGCTGGGGGAGACCCTCGTTGCCGCCAATGACGGCATCGTCACCGAGGATGCGCGCCTCGCCTTCGAGGAGAGCCTGCGCCTTCAGCCGGACAATCCCCGCGCCCGCTTCTATGTCGGTCTCGGCCTGGAGCAGGCCGGCCGCCGCGACGAGGCACGCGCGGCCTTCGAGGCGATTGCCAAAGCTTCTCCGCCCGACGCGCCTTGGATGGACCTGATCCGGCAGCATATCGCGGCGACCGGCGGTACGCCCCCGCAGGCGGCGGAAGCGACGAACGGGCCATCCGCGGACGACATGGCTGCGGCGGGCCAGATGTCCGAAGGCGATCGCCAGAACATGATCCGCGGCATGGTGGAGAGCCTCGCGGCCCGCCTGCAGGACGATCCGAACAACCTGGAAGGCTGGCTCCGGCTGGTGCGGTCCTATTCCGTGCTCGGCGACAAAGAAAAGGCCGAGGAAGCGCTTAAGAGCGGCTTGAAGACATTCCCGGCGGAAGGCAGCGAGGGGCAGCAACTGATTGCGCTTGCCCGCGAGGTTGGCCTGGCCGTCGAAGGAGCGACGCAATGA
- the ccmE gene encoding cytochrome c maturation protein CcmE yields the protein MTRKQKRLTIIAGGMSFILAAVLLVMFAFSQSVAYFYMPADLATTEVSPGTRIRLGGLVAEGSVKRGAGSTVSFSVTDGSNTVPVSYTGILPDLFREGQGVVTEGAFDAATHSFVADSVLAKHDENYMPKEVADRLKEQGVWQHGGEAATQ from the coding sequence ATGACACGCAAACAGAAACGTCTCACCATCATCGCCGGCGGCATGAGCTTCATCCTCGCCGCCGTCCTCCTGGTCATGTTCGCCTTCAGCCAGTCGGTCGCCTATTTCTATATGCCGGCAGATCTCGCCACCACGGAGGTTTCTCCGGGCACGCGCATCCGCCTTGGCGGCCTGGTGGCCGAGGGATCGGTCAAGCGTGGTGCGGGTTCTACGGTAAGCTTCTCGGTAACCGACGGCTCGAACACGGTGCCGGTCAGCTATACGGGCATCCTGCCCGACCTGTTCCGCGAGGGACAGGGCGTGGTGACCGAAGGCGCGTTCGACGCTGCGACCCACTCCTTCGTTGCGGATTCTGTGCTGGCCAAGCATGATGAGAACTACATGCCGAAGGAAGTGGCCGACCGCCTGAAGGAGCAGGGGGTCTGGCAGCACGGCGGGGAGGCGGCGACGCAATGA
- a CDS encoding heme lyase CcmF/NrfE family subunit has protein sequence MIIEVGHYALVLALATALIVSILPLIGARRNDAAMMALAPVGSILMFLLVLFSFSALTWAYAASDFSVKNVWENSHSMMPLVYKFSGVWGNHEGSMLLWLLILVFFSALVAFFGRNLPDTLHANVLAVQGWIATAFTLFILLTSNPFARLSPAPAEGQDLNPILQDPGLAVHPPLLYLGYVGFSVCFSFAVAALIEGRIDAAWARWVRPWTLAAWTFLTAGIAMGSYWAYYELGWGGWWFWDPVENASFMPWLAGTALLHSALVMEKREALKIWTVLLAIMTFSLSLLGTFLVRSGVLTSVHAFATDPTRGIFILAILMLFIGGAFALFAWRAPMLKSGGLFAPISREGSLVLNNLILTVATATVLIGTLYPLVLETLTGEKISVGAPFFNMTFGLLMIPLLIAVPFGPMLAWKRGDLLAALQRLYVAAGLALVAGLTLYYIENGGPVMAVFGLAIAFWGMFGALADLWYRANFGKLPFNVAWRRLVGLPRSAFGTALAHFGLGVTVLGIVMVTTYETETVVEMKQGMAAEAGGYSLVFDGMREAVGPNYTEEQGHFTISQGGVVVADTWSSKRLYTARRMPTTEAGIVTFGFSQLYVSLGDPIAGGGMVVRIWWKPFILCIWGGSLIMMIGGFVSLSDRRLRVGAPTRRARAVRPAMEAAE, from the coding sequence ATGATCATCGAAGTCGGACATTATGCGCTCGTCCTTGCGCTCGCCACCGCGCTGATCGTGTCGATCCTGCCGTTGATCGGCGCGCGCCGCAACGATGCGGCGATGATGGCGCTGGCGCCGGTCGGTTCGATCCTGATGTTCCTGCTGGTGCTGTTCTCCTTCTCGGCTCTGACCTGGGCCTATGCGGCCTCCGACTTTTCGGTGAAGAACGTTTGGGAGAATTCCCACTCGATGATGCCGTTGGTCTACAAGTTCTCCGGCGTCTGGGGCAACCACGAAGGCTCGATGCTGCTCTGGCTGCTGATCCTGGTCTTTTTCAGCGCCCTCGTCGCCTTCTTCGGGCGCAACCTCCCCGACACGCTGCATGCCAATGTGCTGGCGGTGCAGGGCTGGATCGCTACCGCCTTCACGCTGTTCATCCTGCTGACATCCAATCCTTTCGCCCGCCTCAGTCCGGCGCCTGCCGAAGGCCAGGACCTTAACCCGATCCTCCAGGACCCGGGACTGGCGGTGCATCCGCCGCTCCTCTATCTCGGCTATGTAGGCTTTTCCGTCTGCTTCTCCTTCGCGGTCGCGGCCTTGATCGAGGGCCGTATCGATGCGGCCTGGGCGCGCTGGGTGCGTCCGTGGACGCTGGCTGCTTGGACCTTCCTGACTGCCGGCATCGCGATGGGCTCCTACTGGGCCTATTACGAACTCGGCTGGGGCGGCTGGTGGTTCTGGGACCCGGTCGAAAACGCCTCCTTCATGCCCTGGCTCGCCGGCACCGCGCTTCTGCACTCGGCGCTGGTGATGGAGAAACGCGAGGCGCTGAAAATCTGGACCGTGCTGCTGGCGATCATGACCTTCTCGCTGTCGCTGCTCGGCACCTTCCTTGTCCGCTCGGGTGTGCTGACCTCGGTTCACGCCTTTGCCACGGACCCCACGCGCGGCATCTTCATCCTGGCAATCCTCATGCTGTTCATTGGCGGTGCCTTTGCGCTCTTCGCCTGGCGGGCACCGATGCTGAAGTCCGGTGGCCTTTTCGCGCCGATCTCTCGCGAAGGTTCGCTCGTCCTCAACAACCTGATCCTGACGGTCGCAACGGCGACGGTCCTGATCGGAACGCTTTATCCGCTGGTGCTGGAAACGCTGACCGGCGAGAAGATTTCGGTCGGGGCGCCATTCTTCAACATGACCTTCGGGCTGCTGATGATCCCGCTGCTGATCGCCGTTCCGTTCGGGCCGATGCTCGCCTGGAAGCGGGGCGACCTGCTCGCCGCACTGCAGCGCCTCTACGTCGCCGCCGGACTGGCGCTGGTGGCAGGCCTGACCCTCTACTACATCGAGAACGGCGGCCCGGTGATGGCTGTCTTCGGCCTCGCCATCGCCTTCTGGGGGATGTTCGGTGCACTGGCCGACCTCTGGTATCGCGCCAACTTCGGCAAGCTGCCGTTCAACGTCGCCTGGCGTCGGCTGGTCGGCCTGCCGCGGTCGGCCTTCGGGACGGCGCTGGCGCATTTCGGCCTCGGCGTGACCGTCCTCGGCATCGTCATGGTGACGACATATGAGACGGAAACGGTTGTCGAGATGAAGCAGGGCATGGCGGCGGAAGCCGGCGGCTACTCGCTCGTCTTCGACGGCATGCGCGAGGCGGTTGGTCCGAACTATACCGAGGAACAGGGACACTTCACCATCAGCCAAGGAGGCGTGGTGGTGGCAGATACGTGGTCGTCGAAGCGGCTCTATACCGCAAGGCGCATGCCGACGACGGAAGCCGGCATCGTCACCTTCGGATTCAGTCAGCTCTACGTCTCGCTGGGCGACCCGATCGCCGGTGGCGGCATGGTGGTGCGCATCTGGTGGAAGCCCTTCATCCTCTGCATCTGGGGTGGATCGCTGATCATGATGATTGGCGGCTTCGTCTCGCTCTCCGACCGGCGGCTGCGGGTGGGTGCCCCGACGCGCCGCGCCCGTGCCGTCCGCCCGGCGATGGAGGCGGCGGAATGA
- a CDS encoding cytochrome c-type biogenesis protein, with protein sequence MIRKFLLVLLILLAPLPALAVNPDEILADPVLEERARNLSANLRCMVCQNQSIDDSNAELARDLRVLVRERLQQGDTDEEVIDYVVSRYGEFVLLKPRFSLRTMLLWTAPALLLGIGGIVLVLMARGRLRARAPAPLSAEEQARIDELLDRR encoded by the coding sequence ATGATCCGCAAGTTTCTCCTCGTCCTCCTCATCCTGCTCGCCCCCCTTCCGGCGCTCGCGGTCAATCCCGACGAGATCCTCGCCGATCCTGTGCTCGAGGAGCGGGCGAGAAACCTCTCGGCGAACCTGCGCTGCATGGTCTGCCAGAACCAATCGATCGACGACTCCAATGCGGAACTGGCCCGGGACCTGAGGGTCCTGGTGCGTGAACGGCTGCAGCAGGGTGACACGGACGAAGAGGTGATAGACTACGTCGTCTCCCGCTATGGCGAGTTCGTGCTGCTGAAGCCGCGTTTTTCCCTCCGCACCATGCTTCTGTGGACCGCTCCTGCATTGCTGCTCGGCATCGGCGGGATCGTGCTTGTGCTGATGGCCCGCGGGCGCCTCAGGGCACGCGCGCCGGCTCCTCTTTCGGCCGAGGAGCAGGCCCGGATCGACGAGCTTCTCGACAGGCGCTAG
- a CDS encoding Do family serine endopeptidase yields the protein MLNSKFGRPSLKTVLKTSTVAGLTAVMLSTGVPGQVIESFADPVKVQAPQAPSFADVVSAVSPAVVSVRVQSETQAASDNSNFSFNFGGQGFEDLPDDHPLKRFFRDFGGPQFRDGPDSDRSERNGPRRLRPTSQGSGFFISEDGYLVTNNHVIADGAAYTVVLDDGTELDAKLIGSDSRTDLAVLKVDANREFTYVNFADDTKVRVGDWVVAVGNPFGLGGSVTAGIISARGRDIGSGPYDDYIQIDAAVNRGNSGGPAFNLEGEVIGINTAIFSPSGGNVGIAFAIPASVARDVVTELMKDGKVERGWLGVQIQPVNKDIAESLGLSEAQGALVVAPQEGSPGQKAGIKEGDVITALNGDPIKDARDLARKVAAMNPNAKVDIAIWRDGKSQNLEVTLGNLASEQSASADTETPEAPAPSTEQALASLGITVAPAEDGAGLSVVEVDPESEAAGRGLRAGEKIVSVNNQSVKTAADIEKVIEQARNDGRSRALFQVESDRGSRFIALPINEG from the coding sequence ATGCTCAACAGCAAATTCGGACGCCCCTCGCTGAAGACCGTGCTGAAGACCTCGACGGTCGCCGGGCTGACCGCGGTGATGCTGTCGACCGGCGTCCCCGGACAGGTCATCGAGTCGTTCGCCGATCCCGTCAAGGTTCAGGCGCCACAGGCTCCCAGCTTCGCCGACGTCGTCTCCGCCGTCTCGCCGGCCGTCGTGTCGGTGCGTGTCCAGTCGGAAACCCAGGCGGCCAGCGACAACAGCAATTTCTCCTTCAACTTTGGCGGCCAGGGCTTTGAGGACCTGCCGGACGATCACCCGTTGAAGCGGTTCTTCCGCGATTTCGGTGGCCCGCAGTTCCGCGACGGTCCAGACAGCGACCGCAGCGAGCGCAACGGTCCGCGTCGCCTGCGCCCGACCTCCCAAGGCTCCGGCTTCTTCATCTCCGAGGACGGCTACCTCGTCACCAACAACCACGTCATCGCCGACGGTGCCGCCTATACGGTGGTACTGGATGACGGCACCGAACTCGACGCCAAGCTGATCGGCTCCGACAGCCGCACCGACCTTGCGGTGCTGAAGGTCGATGCCAATCGCGAATTCACCTATGTCAACTTCGCGGACGACACGAAGGTGCGCGTCGGCGACTGGGTCGTGGCGGTCGGTAACCCGTTCGGCCTCGGCGGTTCTGTGACGGCGGGCATCATCTCGGCCCGCGGCCGTGACATCGGCTCTGGTCCATATGACGATTACATCCAGATCGATGCGGCCGTGAACCGCGGCAATTCCGGCGGTCCCGCCTTCAATCTCGAGGGTGAGGTCATCGGCATCAATACGGCGATCTTCTCACCTTCGGGCGGCAATGTCGGCATCGCCTTCGCCATTCCCGCTTCGGTTGCCCGCGACGTGGTGACGGAACTGATGAAGGACGGCAAGGTCGAGCGTGGCTGGCTCGGCGTGCAGATCCAGCCGGTCAACAAGGACATTGCCGAATCGCTTGGCCTCTCTGAGGCGCAGGGCGCCCTCGTCGTTGCTCCGCAGGAAGGTTCGCCGGGTCAGAAGGCCGGCATCAAGGAAGGCGACGTGATCACCGCCCTCAATGGCGATCCGATCAAGGATGCTCGCGATCTCGCGCGCAAGGTCGCCGCCATGAATCCGAACGCGAAGGTCGATATCGCTATCTGGCGTGACGGCAAGTCCCAGAACCTCGAAGTGACACTGGGCAACCTGGCCAGCGAGCAATCCGCAAGCGCCGATACGGAGACACCGGAAGCTCCCGCGCCTTCGACGGAGCAGGCGTTGGCAAGCCTTGGCATCACGGTAGCGCCTGCCGAGGACGGCGCAGGTCTCTCTGTCGTCGAAGTCGATCCGGAGTCTGAAGCGGCAGGTCGCGGCCTGCGTGCCGGCGAGAAGATCGTCTCGGTCAACAACCAGTCCGTGAAGACTGCCGCCGACATCGAGAAGGTCATCGAGCAGGCCCGCAACGATGGGCGCAGCCGCGCGCTGTTCCAGGTTGAGTCCGATCGTGGCAGCCGCTTCATCGCGCTCCCGATCAACGAAGGCTGA
- a CDS encoding response regulator transcription factor, with translation MVPHMKILVIEDDLEAAAYMTKAFREAGIVVDHASDGESGLFMGSENSYDVMVIDRMLPRRDGLSVISELRKRGVETPVLILSALGQVDDRVTGLRAGGDDYLPKPYAFSELLARVEVLGRRKGKPEQDMVYRVGDLELDRLSHEVKRAGRDILLQPREFRLLEYLMKNAGQVVTRTMLLEHVWDYHFDPQTNVIDVHVSRLRSKIEKDFDRPLLKTIRGAGYMIKDEA, from the coding sequence ATGGTGCCGCACATGAAGATTCTGGTGATTGAAGACGACCTCGAAGCGGCCGCCTACATGACGAAAGCCTTCCGCGAGGCCGGCATCGTCGTCGACCATGCAAGCGACGGCGAGAGCGGCCTCTTCATGGGCAGCGAGAACAGCTATGACGTCATGGTCATCGACAGGATGCTGCCGCGCCGCGACGGCTTGTCGGTGATCAGCGAATTGCGCAAGCGTGGCGTCGAGACGCCGGTGCTGATCCTCTCCGCCCTCGGTCAGGTGGATGACCGGGTGACCGGCCTGAGAGCCGGTGGCGACGACTACCTGCCCAAGCCCTATGCCTTCTCCGAACTCCTGGCACGCGTGGAAGTGCTCGGTCGCCGCAAGGGCAAGCCCGAGCAGGACATGGTCTATCGCGTCGGCGACCTGGAGCTCGACCGGTTGTCCCATGAGGTGAAGCGTGCGGGCAGGGATATCCTCCTGCAGCCGCGCGAATTCCGGCTTCTCGAATACCTGATGAAGAATGCCGGGCAGGTGGTGACCCGCACCATGCTGCTGGAACATGTCTGGGACTATCACTTCGACCCGCAGACCAATGTGATCGACGTGCATGTGTCGCGGCTCCGCTCGAAGATCGAGAAGGACTTCGACAGGCCGCTCCTGAAGACGATTCGCGGCGCCGGCTACATGATCAAGGACGAGGCGTGA
- a CDS encoding sensor histidine kinase: MTRLRLMFRSTAVRLSALYILLFAICAAFLVVYVTAMSERILAQQTRENLVQEVADIQRSFERGGLNGMLRLMERRARQPGANLYVVAGPNGEILAGNVASLQPGVLDEQGWTRFPFAYKPFSEAGAEREHMAIANVVVMENGLRVMVGRDLGEPGRFRGIVRRALMLALTIMGIGALFIWFGIGRNALKRIDRMSAASQKIMAGDLSQRLPVGRSGDEFDRLSESLNAMLGRIEKLNEGLRQVSDNIAHDLKTPLTRLRNKAADALGDEEPESRRVALEGIIAESDQLIRTFNALLMISRVEAGSIAAEMSEVDLSAISADSCELYEPVAEEAGLKLETAIEPGVRVKGNRELIGQAIFNLLDNAIKYGGEGKGAGEIRLVLRLEDGSPRLSVCDSGPGVPEDKRHEVTKRFVRLDASRSKPGTGLGLSLVEAVMDLHGGSLRLSATHPERENAPGLTATMVFPPFRP; this comes from the coding sequence CTGACCCGGCTTCGTCTCATGTTCCGTTCGACGGCCGTGCGGCTGTCTGCGCTCTACATCCTGCTTTTCGCGATCTGTGCCGCATTCCTCGTCGTCTACGTGACGGCGATGTCGGAGCGGATTCTGGCGCAGCAGACGAGGGAGAACCTCGTCCAAGAGGTGGCCGACATACAGCGTTCCTTCGAGCGCGGCGGACTGAACGGCATGCTGCGGCTCATGGAGCGGCGGGCGCGTCAGCCCGGTGCCAATCTCTACGTCGTCGCCGGGCCGAACGGCGAAATCCTCGCCGGCAACGTCGCCTCGCTGCAGCCGGGGGTGCTCGACGAGCAGGGCTGGACCCGCTTTCCCTTCGCCTACAAGCCCTTCTCCGAAGCGGGCGCGGAGCGCGAGCACATGGCAATCGCCAATGTCGTGGTGATGGAGAACGGCCTGCGGGTGATGGTCGGCCGGGATCTCGGCGAACCGGGCCGGTTCCGCGGCATTGTCCGCCGCGCGCTGATGCTGGCGCTGACGATCATGGGGATCGGTGCGCTGTTCATCTGGTTCGGGATCGGCCGCAATGCGCTGAAGCGGATCGACCGGATGTCGGCGGCAAGCCAGAAGATCATGGCCGGCGATCTTTCGCAGCGCCTGCCGGTTGGCCGCTCGGGCGACGAGTTCGATCGGCTGTCAGAATCGCTCAACGCGATGCTGGGGCGCATCGAGAAGCTGAACGAGGGCTTGCGGCAGGTCTCCGACAACATCGCCCATGACCTCAAGACGCCGCTGACGAGGCTGCGCAACAAGGCGGCGGATGCCCTGGGAGACGAGGAACCGGAAAGCCGCCGCGTGGCACTGGAGGGGATTATTGCGGAGTCCGACCAACTGATCCGAACCTTCAACGCGCTGCTGATGATCTCCCGCGTCGAGGCGGGATCGATCGCCGCCGAGATGAGCGAGGTCGACCTGTCCGCCATCTCCGCAGACAGCTGCGAACTCTACGAGCCCGTCGCCGAAGAAGCGGGCCTGAAGCTGGAAACCGCGATCGAACCGGGCGTGAGGGTCAAGGGAAATCGGGAACTGATCGGCCAAGCGATCTTCAACCTGCTCGACAATGCCATCAAGTATGGTGGCGAGGGGAAGGGGGCAGGCGAGATCCGGCTGGTGCTGAGGCTCGAGGATGGCTCGCCGCGGCTTTCGGTCTGCGACAGCGGCCCAGGCGTGCCGGAGGACAAGCGCCATGAGGTGACGAAGCGCTTCGTACGCCTCGATGCCAGCCGATCGAAGCCCGGCACCGGGCTCGGGCTTTCGCTGGTGGAGGCGGTGATGGACCTGCATGGCGGATCGCTCAGGCTTTCTGCAACCCATCCCGAGCGGGAGAATGCGCCGGGGTTGACGGCCACCATGGTATTCCCGCCGTTCAGGCCCTAA
- a CDS encoding bifunctional [glutamine synthetase] adenylyltransferase/[glutamine synthetase]-adenylyl-L-tyrosine phosphorylase, whose translation MGETATYLKDVAAEVIRPQSQTEAKTVTSQLKDLAKQEAALAEVIASDGALRSFLVAALSLSPYLREAATVSPHLLATAVTEPLEPTLERLVTETRDCWKPREGRTPSEAEVMTALRTLKRSVSFLVALADLARLFTARDTTRWLTLLADAAVAAAIDHLLLGGHESGKLTLKDPEKPSIGSGLIVLGMGKLGGYELNYSSDIDLVIFFDPESGILPDPLDGSEIYGRMMRRLVRILQERTADGYVFRTDLRLRPDPGSTPLAVPVEAGLLYYESRGQNWERAAFIKARAMAGDLEAGEWFLRQLVPFVFRKYLDYAAIADIHSIKRQIHVHKGHGAIAVKGHDVKLGRGGIREIEFFAQTQQLIAGGRMPPLRTRQTEVALEMLAEANWITPAIAAELTEAYWFLRDVEHRIQMVRDEQTHRLPDSEAELKRIAFMLGFSDTAAFSARLETVLRTVEKRYARLFEQETKLSGVEGNLVFTGQQDDPETLKTLASLGFERPADISRVIRTWHYGRYRATQSVEARERLTELTPDLLKAFGESSRADEALLRFDSFLSGLPAGIQLFSLIGNNPALLSLIVTVMSSAPRLADIISSRPHVFDGMLDPGLMAELPTREYLSERLRTFLTAARHYEEQLDRLRIFAAEQRFLIGIRLLTGAIDGIQAGRTFTDLADLLIEQALLAVEREIEAAHGRYPGGRVALMGMGKLGSFELTAASDVDLILLYDYDDEAGESDGAKPLDSTRYFTRLTQRLIAALSAPMAEGVLFEVDMRLRPSGNKGPVATRIRTFRKYQQEEAWTWEHMALTRARMVCGDRGLVDEACAVVAETLSRQREEQKIATDVREMRDLIEQEKPPRDIWDLKLVPGGLIDIEFIAQYLRLVAPARGLTIDTNEMSTMQALEALGNEMLPPDDLATVREALRLFTELSQIIRLCIDGPFSPKEAPAGLVERVSRAGDCPDIRTLEGEVKRLSKAVRGIFRKLVS comes from the coding sequence GTGGGAGAGACTGCAACCTATCTGAAGGACGTCGCCGCAGAGGTCATCCGGCCGCAGAGCCAGACCGAGGCGAAGACCGTCACGTCGCAATTGAAGGACCTTGCGAAGCAGGAGGCGGCGCTGGCGGAGGTCATCGCCAGTGATGGCGCGCTGAGGTCGTTCCTGGTCGCCGCACTCTCCCTCTCGCCCTATCTGCGCGAGGCCGCAACGGTCTCTCCACATCTGCTTGCGACTGCGGTGACGGAGCCGCTGGAGCCGACGCTGGAGCGGCTGGTGACCGAGACCCGCGACTGCTGGAAGCCGAGGGAGGGCAGGACCCCGTCTGAAGCGGAGGTGATGACGGCACTCCGTACGCTGAAGCGGAGCGTCTCCTTCCTGGTGGCACTGGCGGATCTCGCCAGGCTCTTCACCGCCCGCGACACGACCCGCTGGCTGACGCTCCTCGCGGATGCAGCGGTGGCGGCCGCGATCGACCACCTGCTGCTCGGCGGCCACGAAAGCGGCAAGTTGACGTTGAAGGATCCGGAGAAGCCGAGCATCGGCTCAGGGCTGATCGTGCTGGGCATGGGCAAGCTCGGCGGCTACGAGCTCAACTATTCCTCCGATATCGACCTCGTCATCTTCTTCGACCCGGAAAGTGGTATCCTGCCGGACCCGCTGGACGGTTCGGAGATTTACGGCCGGATGATGCGCCGGCTGGTGCGCATCCTGCAGGAGCGCACGGCCGACGGTTACGTCTTCCGCACCGATCTTCGCCTGCGCCCCGACCCGGGCTCGACGCCCCTTGCCGTGCCGGTGGAGGCAGGGCTGCTCTACTATGAGAGCCGCGGCCAGAACTGGGAACGCGCCGCCTTCATCAAGGCGCGCGCCATGGCGGGCGACCTGGAGGCCGGCGAATGGTTCCTGCGCCAGCTGGTGCCCTTCGTCTTCCGCAAATATCTCGATTACGCGGCGATTGCCGACATCCATTCCATCAAGCGCCAGATCCACGTGCACAAGGGTCATGGCGCGATCGCCGTCAAGGGGCATGACGTCAAGCTCGGCCGCGGCGGTATTCGCGAGATCGAATTCTTCGCCCAGACCCAGCAGCTGATCGCCGGCGGTCGCATGCCGCCGCTCAGGACCCGGCAGACCGAGGTTGCGCTGGAGATGCTGGCGGAGGCGAACTGGATCACCCCGGCAATTGCCGCCGAACTGACCGAAGCCTACTGGTTCCTGCGCGACGTCGAGCACCGCATCCAGATGGTGCGCGACGAGCAGACCCACCGCCTCCCGGATAGCGAGGCGGAGCTGAAGCGCATCGCCTTCATGCTGGGATTTTCCGATACGGCCGCCTTCTCGGCAAGGCTGGAGACGGTGCTGCGAACGGTCGAGAAGCGCTATGCGCGGCTGTTCGAGCAGGAGACCAAGCTCTCTGGCGTCGAAGGAAACCTCGTCTTCACCGGCCAGCAGGACGATCCGGAGACGCTGAAGACGCTCGCCTCGCTCGGCTTCGAGCGGCCCGCGGACATTTCCCGCGTCATTCGCACCTGGCATTACGGCCGCTATCGCGCCACCCAGTCGGTGGAGGCGCGCGAGCGGCTGACGGAGCTGACGCCGGATCTCCTGAAGGCGTTCGGGGAAAGCAGCCGCGCCGACGAGGCGCTGCTTCGCTTCGACAGTTTCCTCTCCGGCCTGCCCGCCGGCATCCAGCTCTTTTCCCTGATCGGCAACAATCCGGCGCTGCTCTCGCTGATCGTCACCGTCATGTCCTCGGCGCCGCGGCTGGCCGACATCATCTCGTCGCGCCCGCATGTCTTCGACGGCATGCTCGATCCCGGCCTGATGGCGGAACTGCCGACGCGCGAATATCTTTCCGAACGTCTGCGCACCTTTCTGACGGCCGCCCGCCACTACGAGGAACAGCTGGACCGGCTGCGGATCTTCGCGGCCGAGCAACGGTTCCTGATCGGCATCCGCCTGCTCACCGGGGCGATCGACGGCATTCAGGCGGGGCGGACCTTCACGGATCTCGCCGACCTGCTGATCGAGCAGGCGCTGCTTGCTGTGGAGCGCGAAATCGAGGCGGCGCATGGTCGTTATCCGGGCGGCCGGGTGGCGCTGATGGGCATGGGCAAGCTCGGCAGCTTCGAGCTGACGGCAGCCTCCGACGTCGACCTGATCCTGCTCTACGACTACGACGACGAGGCCGGGGAATCCGACGGCGCAAAGCCACTCGACAGCACGCGTTACTTCACCCGTCTGACACAGCGCCTGATCGCGGCGCTCTCGGCACCCATGGCCGAGGGCGTGCTCTTCGAGGTGGACATGCGGCTGAGGCCGTCCGGCAACAAGGGACCGGTCGCAACTCGTATCCGGACCTTCCGCAAGTATCAGCAGGAGGAAGCCTGGACCTGGGAGCACATGGCGCTCACCCGGGCTCGGATGGTTTGCGGCGATCGCGGGCTGGTGGACGAGGCTTGCGCTGTCGTCGCCGAAACGCTCTCGCGGCAGCGTGAGGAACAGAAGATCGCGACAGATGTGCGCGAAATGCGCGACCTGATCGAGCAGGAAAAGCCGCCGCGCGACATCTGGGACCTGAAGCTGGTTCCCGGCGGGCTCATCGATATCGAGTTCATCGCCCAGTATCTGCGGCTGGTTGCGCCGGCTCGAGGGCTCACGATCGACACCAACGAGATGAGCACGATGCAGGCGCTGGAGGCACTTGGCAACGAGATGCTGCCGCCCGACGACCTGGCGACGGTACGAGAGGCGCTCCGCCTCTTCACCGAACTCTCGCAGATAATCCGGCTTTGCATCGACGGGCCGTTCTCTCCTAAGGAGGCCCCTGCCGGACTGGTGGAGCGGGTTTCGAGGGCAGGAGACTGCCCCGATATCCGGACGCTGGAGGGAGAGGTGAAGCGGCTGTCCAAGGCGGTTCGCGGGATCTTCCGCAAGCTCGTCAGCTGA